The proteins below come from a single Pleuronectes platessa chromosome 3, fPlePla1.1, whole genome shotgun sequence genomic window:
- the zgc:195282 gene encoding cysteine-rich protein 1, whose amino-acid sequence MVGYCPICGKPVYFGEKKRSLGRDYHPLCLKCQKCNRQLTAGQHAEYDEKPYCSHCYLRMFGPRGNR is encoded by the exons ATGGTAGGCTACTGTCCAATCTGTGGAAAGCCTGTCTACTTTG GTGAGAAGAAGAGGTCCCTGGGGAGAGACTACCACCCTCTATGTCTGAAGTGTCAAAAGTGCAACAGACAGCTCACAGCCGGACAACATGCAGAG TATGACGAGAAGCCGTACTGTTCACACTGCTACCTGAGGATGTTTGGTCCGAGAG GTAACAGGTGA